One Phycisphaerae bacterium genomic window carries:
- a CDS encoding PEP-CTERM sorting domain-containing protein codes for MNKTTTLIVAIAAMLAAGSVHAEVIGSDNFDYADGAFVNQYDVADATGLTGGQGWDWDNINKIHTGTVSDWDCSWGSTYIQNGSLITDNGGAMRQYNGPSEMWHENPETDERVGAFRGTGSIYYGVTVTFLTDGGWAGMSGYDFPTERLFMGMPWQTGHFGIDESGVGTEISTIPVEFNRSYRLLSVIDFDGDQVRMWVNPDQSDFDNGAGNNSADIVRGYTGTNWNTAVRLASGGKTQWDNLVVATDFGSAVPEPATLALLGLGGLALAHRKK; via the coding sequence ATGAACAAAACAACGACATTGATAGTCGCAATTGCGGCGATGCTGGCCGCCGGCTCCGTCCACGCCGAAGTGATTGGCTCGGACAATTTCGATTATGCCGACGGCGCGTTCGTCAATCAGTACGATGTGGCCGACGCCACCGGCTTAACCGGCGGACAGGGCTGGGATTGGGATAACATCAACAAGATCCACACCGGCACGGTGTCCGACTGGGATTGCAGCTGGGGCAGCACCTACATCCAGAACGGCTCTCTCATCACCGACAATGGCGGCGCCATGCGTCAATACAACGGGCCATCCGAGATGTGGCATGAGAATCCCGAAACCGACGAACGGGTTGGGGCGTTCCGCGGCACGGGGTCCATCTATTACGGCGTGACCGTGACCTTCCTCACCGACGGCGGCTGGGCCGGCATGAGCGGCTATGACTTCCCGACCGAACGGCTGTTCATGGGCATGCCCTGGCAAACCGGCCATTTCGGCATTGATGAGTCCGGCGTCGGCACTGAGATCAGCACGATTCCCGTCGAGTTCAACCGGTCATATCGCCTTCTGTCGGTCATTGACTTTGACGGCGATCAGGTCCGCATGTGGGTCAATCCCGATCAGAGCGACTTTGACAACGGCGCCGGCAATAATTCCGCCGATATCGTCCGCGGCTACACCGGCACGAATTGGAACACCGCCGTTCGTCTGGCCTCCGGCGGCAAGACCCAGTGGGACAATCTCGTCGTCGCCACCGACTTCGGCTCCGCGGTCCCCGAACCGGCGACCTTGGCCCTACTCGGCTTGGGCGGCTTGGCTCTGGCCCATCGTAAAAAATAG
- a CDS encoding alpha/beta fold hydrolase, which produces MRFPSLVCVVVFGLSAGAFAQSRSASTDRSSEVGMTFVRHLSQGRYAEAAGMVDDSVKAQMNHNVLKGVWTNMSEGKGEFRNVGTPTVTNLVVYKWVLVPCEWVNGRIRLRVVVNSQRKVVGLFVVPPALKSAGVRPPYLHTEVTTRDITVGKAPWSLPGTLTLPKSGKPKGGVVLVHGSGPNDRDETLGPNKPFRDLALGLAEKGIATLRYDKRTYAHKLVLASKLALKGGITVDEEVVDDALAGLNVLRAQPELANVPVYVLGHSVGAILAPEIAARDGKVAGTVLLAGPARPMEDVIVDQLTYLGSPDVGQVRQQMEGIRKHTLKPDEKVMSAPAAYWYDLCGRDAEVAVKTAAGLKCGILVVQGGRDYQSTTDDFKLWQAALGKRPKATLKLFEDLNHLFATGEIKAIPDEYNDETHVDARVIDLIAAWSVEPGGVTTRDGNGSR; this is translated from the coding sequence ATGAGATTCCCGAGTTTGGTATGTGTCGTGGTTTTCGGCTTGTCCGCTGGAGCCTTTGCCCAAAGCCGCTCGGCAAGCACGGACCGGAGCAGCGAGGTGGGCATGACCTTCGTGCGGCACCTCTCTCAAGGCCGGTACGCCGAGGCCGCTGGCATGGTTGACGACAGCGTCAAGGCACAGATGAACCACAACGTCCTGAAGGGAGTCTGGACCAACATGTCCGAGGGGAAGGGCGAGTTCCGCAACGTGGGCACGCCTACCGTAACCAACCTGGTCGTGTACAAGTGGGTCTTGGTGCCCTGCGAATGGGTGAACGGCCGCATCCGGCTGAGGGTCGTGGTCAATTCGCAACGGAAGGTGGTTGGCTTGTTTGTGGTGCCGCCCGCTTTGAAATCGGCCGGGGTTCGCCCTCCTTACCTCCACACGGAGGTGACGACACGGGACATCACAGTGGGCAAAGCACCCTGGTCGTTGCCAGGCACGCTCACCCTGCCGAAGTCGGGCAAGCCCAAGGGCGGCGTCGTTCTGGTACATGGGTCGGGGCCGAACGACCGCGACGAGACGCTGGGGCCGAACAAGCCGTTCCGCGATCTGGCCCTGGGCCTGGCCGAGAAAGGCATCGCCACGCTGCGATACGACAAACGCACCTATGCACACAAACTGGTGCTGGCATCGAAGCTGGCCCTCAAAGGCGGCATCACGGTGGACGAGGAGGTTGTGGATGACGCACTGGCTGGGCTGAACGTGCTTCGCGCGCAGCCGGAGTTGGCGAACGTGCCCGTGTACGTGCTCGGACACAGCGTTGGGGCGATTCTAGCGCCGGAGATTGCGGCCAGGGACGGCAAGGTCGCAGGGACCGTGCTGCTTGCCGGCCCGGCTCGACCGATGGAGGACGTGATCGTCGACCAACTGACGTACCTGGGCTCGCCCGATGTCGGCCAGGTCCGGCAACAGATGGAGGGCATTCGCAAGCACACGCTGAAACCGGATGAGAAGGTGATGTCAGCGCCCGCCGCGTACTGGTACGATCTGTGCGGGCGCGATGCCGAGGTAGCGGTAAAGACGGCGGCGGGATTGAAATGCGGCATCCTGGTCGTGCAAGGCGGGAGGGATTACCAGTCAACGACCGACGATTTCAAGCTGTGGCAAGCGGCGCTCGGCAAGCGTCCCAAGGCGACGTTGAAGCTGTTCGAGGATTTGAACCACCTCTTCGCGACTGGCGAGATAAAGGCCATCCCGGACGAGTACAACGACGAGACGCACGTTGATGCGCGGGTGATTGACTTGATCGCGGCCTGGTCCGTCGAGCCGGGCGGTGTCACGACGCGAGACGGCAACGGCAGTCGTTAA
- a CDS encoding TIGR04150 pseudo-rSAM protein: MPESGRSQWFYLHPHVHTCAQGASGLLYDPLTGHTLEYTNETAITELVASLDGPDNLRVVDYADVSVTQPAVADFVDRVRALHMGGLIDKKHSTGKPIQMTPRARVQRDPRKDTQDADIMLGEAVMGYVKEVTIHVNRVCDLDCALCTSAYKQFRCCTRIEGGNEELDLATIRHLLAELASSGTMQVNMIGGDVFSYSRFEELIKLVAASRFYATLHTHYLNLPETAATLEILDARRWTMELLVPMPVDRARLAEALRMLRAAGLPYVVHLVVETDDDLAEAEGLIDALGLVDFAVRPHFNGQNLAFFEENVFFTKDDVVAARPSPQDLYASSRTNRLDFGRLVVLSTGEVFANPNTPKLGDLASTSVHKMLCHEVRRGESWFRTRSCVKPCRNCVFQCMCPPISNYEHAIGRNNLCLAPPREVGE, from the coding sequence ATGCCTGAAAGCGGTCGCAGCCAGTGGTTCTATCTTCACCCGCACGTTCACACGTGTGCCCAGGGGGCGTCGGGGCTGCTTTACGATCCCTTGACCGGCCACACGCTGGAGTACACCAACGAAACGGCCATCACCGAGCTGGTCGCCAGCCTCGACGGACCGGACAATCTGCGAGTCGTCGACTATGCAGATGTATCGGTCACTCAACCGGCGGTGGCCGACTTTGTCGACCGAGTTCGGGCCCTCCACATGGGCGGTTTGATCGACAAGAAACACTCGACGGGCAAGCCGATCCAGATGACACCCAGAGCCCGTGTCCAACGAGATCCGAGAAAGGACACCCAAGACGCGGACATCATGCTCGGCGAAGCGGTCATGGGGTACGTGAAGGAGGTGACGATTCATGTGAATCGTGTGTGTGATCTGGATTGTGCGTTGTGCACGAGCGCCTACAAGCAGTTCCGCTGCTGCACGCGAATCGAGGGGGGCAACGAGGAGCTTGATCTCGCGACGATCCGCCATCTTCTCGCGGAGTTGGCGAGTAGCGGCACGATGCAGGTCAACATGATCGGCGGGGATGTGTTTTCCTATTCGCGCTTCGAGGAGCTCATCAAACTCGTGGCAGCATCTCGATTCTATGCCACCCTGCACACGCACTATCTCAATCTGCCCGAAACGGCGGCGACTTTGGAGATACTCGATGCCCGGCGATGGACGATGGAGCTCTTGGTGCCGATGCCGGTCGACCGGGCCCGGCTGGCTGAGGCCCTACGCATGCTCCGCGCGGCGGGATTACCATATGTCGTGCACCTAGTCGTCGAGACCGACGACGATCTGGCCGAGGCTGAGGGACTGATCGACGCGCTGGGGCTCGTCGATTTTGCGGTTCGTCCGCACTTCAACGGCCAGAATCTCGCCTTCTTTGAAGAAAACGTTTTCTTCACCAAGGACGACGTGGTAGCCGCCAGGCCGAGCCCCCAGGATTTGTACGCGAGCAGCCGCACGAACCGACTGGATTTCGGGCGTCTGGTCGTGCTCAGCACGGGCGAGGTGTTCGCCAACCCGAACACCCCGAAGCTCGGCGATCTCGCATCCACCTCGGTACACAAGATGCTGTGCCACGAGGTTCGCCGGGGAGAAAGCTGGTTCCGCACGCGATCATGCGTCAAGCCGTGCCGGAATTGCGTCTTCCAGTGCATGTGCCCACCGATTTCAAACTATGAACATGCTATAGGGCGTAACAATCTGTGTTTGGCCCCGCCTCGGGAGGTCGGAGAATGA
- a CDS encoding radical SAM peptide maturase, translated as MQSLVTFQTKSGNRYVYDRRTKRLLLCHPLLYLMAELDRRGIDVSEWSKASRELPFEIGVSPADFDDSEILYYAEEWLLLKRNDMFAPIDDRARLSRRLTEEDVAHSLANTHHICFETTEACNLNCKYCSYGQFYAGFDGRKNKQLDPETAKRLLHALETRWKSPQNTNPDRRIRLSFFGGEPLVNAAFIKEVVRHARASEFLRDRLVFSMTTNGTLLIRNMDFLVSNNFSILVSLDGNRTNDSYRVYHDGRSSFDDVMRNLETLRAEHPTYFEENVCFNAVMHDRNSVAEVHQFYKERFGQFPALSALDTSNLQQSKRNEFYKMHLDVARSFAESENRSEIEQDLHTNLPSTNRLLHFVNAQLEFSVPNYQDLVWPENESKILPTGTCIPFSRKLYVTASGKILPCERIPHAFAFGRVTEGHLDLDCRSIADHYNKLYDEMTKLCARCYKANTCGQCLFKQMGPDGPKCRRFMDYDRYAQHLSEVVSDVEDRPEFYSEAMDTVVI; from the coding sequence ATGCAATCGCTTGTTACCTTTCAAACGAAATCGGGAAACCGCTACGTCTACGACCGACGAACCAAGAGGTTGCTGCTGTGTCATCCATTGCTCTACCTCATGGCGGAGCTCGACCGACGCGGGATCGACGTTTCCGAGTGGTCCAAAGCCTCTCGGGAACTCCCCTTCGAGATCGGCGTATCCCCGGCCGACTTCGATGATTCCGAGATTCTCTACTATGCCGAAGAGTGGCTGCTCCTGAAGAGGAACGACATGTTCGCCCCCATCGACGACCGGGCTCGGCTGAGTCGAAGGCTCACCGAAGAGGACGTAGCTCATTCCCTGGCCAATACGCACCACATCTGTTTCGAAACCACCGAAGCCTGCAACCTGAACTGCAAATACTGCTCCTACGGGCAGTTCTATGCGGGCTTCGACGGGCGAAAAAACAAGCAGCTCGACCCCGAAACCGCCAAGAGACTCTTGCATGCCCTCGAGACACGATGGAAATCCCCTCAAAACACGAACCCGGACCGCCGGATTCGCCTCAGCTTCTTCGGCGGAGAACCACTGGTCAACGCCGCCTTCATCAAGGAAGTCGTGCGTCACGCACGCGCGAGCGAGTTCCTGAGAGATCGTCTGGTGTTCTCAATGACAACAAACGGCACCTTGCTCATACGCAACATGGATTTCCTCGTTTCGAACAACTTCTCGATCCTGGTCAGCCTGGATGGCAATCGCACAAACGACTCCTACCGCGTATACCACGACGGCCGATCGTCATTTGACGACGTGATGCGGAACCTCGAAACCCTGCGGGCCGAGCATCCAACATACTTCGAGGAGAACGTTTGCTTCAACGCGGTGATGCATGACCGCAACTCGGTCGCTGAGGTTCATCAGTTTTACAAGGAGCGTTTTGGGCAGTTCCCGGCGCTTAGCGCTCTGGACACCTCCAATCTTCAACAAAGCAAGAGGAACGAATTCTACAAAATGCACCTGGACGTGGCCCGGAGCTTCGCCGAGAGCGAGAACCGGAGTGAAATCGAGCAGGATCTTCACACCAACCTGCCGAGCACGAATCGGCTCCTGCACTTTGTCAACGCGCAGCTGGAATTCAGCGTCCCCAACTACCAGGATCTCGTATGGCCCGAGAACGAGTCGAAGATCTTGCCTACCGGAACCTGCATTCCGTTCTCCAGGAAGCTCTATGTCACCGCGAGCGGCAAGATTCTCCCCTGCGAAAGGATACCACATGCGTTTGCGTTTGGCCGGGTGACGGAAGGTCATCTGGATCTCGACTGTCGTTCGATCGCGGATCATTACAACAAGCTCTACGATGAAATGACCAAGCTGTGCGCCCGGTGCTACAAGGCCAACACATGCGGACAATGTCTGTTCAAACAGATGGGTCCGGACGGTCCGAAGTGCCGCCGTTTCATGGATTACGACCGATATGCCCAGCACTTGAGCGAAGTGGTGAGTGATGTTGAGGACCGCCCGGAATTCTACTCCGAGGCCATGGACACGGTCGTCATCTGA
- a CDS encoding peptidase domain-containing ABC transporter: protein MIATNPTTVPTPPESATHAVRSPRWRRWLRRYPNIRQHDATDCGAACLAMITAYHGHPVGVARLRDLANVDADGCSMWSLARAAETLGFHARGFQLDFEALSGIQVPAIVHWEGFHYIVLYKVARGHVVVSDPAMGRRRMSKAEFLAGWTGKALELVPTRNLTLLEARTCSWRRFLPIMRPYRAMVGEVFAASLLLSILGLGIPMFTQMVIDRVLVNRSVDLLNMLLGGMLLVAVFQAMIKSVRQLLLVHVSIRADARLIGDFFRQMFRLPMRFFDLRRVGDVVSRVSENRKIRAAMAGTIPGVALDATLAIGYFAVLAWYSPSLTVVVLAVLPVFAGLTFAFTPALRRNEKEQFARRTDATTYLIESVTGMSTVKAMAIEPQVRWRLESLYIDSLLAARRGAHLTTGYSGLATLVQTTAAVIFLWYGAHQVMNHAMTAGQLLAFVAIAGSVVTPIVNLIVAWDDLQEVRNAVDRLNDVFESAPEEENGRTLLTPSRLEGRICLENVTFSYKGDEDELALTEINLDVAAGETVALVGRSGSGKSTLARLILGLYEPTRGRITLDGNDLRTISRAALRRRMGVVPQEVFLFSGTIRENIAVGDPEVSFEEVVEAARQAGAHEFISEMGMGYDTKVGERGMSLSGGQRQRIALARALLRNPDLLILDEATSALDNISDRAIQRNLEQAAAGRTTLVIAHRLSTVRYADRIVVMDAGRIVEEGTHEQLLRCGGLYTTLIGQQLNQ from the coding sequence GTGATCGCTACAAATCCCACAACCGTCCCCACCCCGCCGGAGTCAGCCACTCACGCCGTCCGGTCTCCACGCTGGCGACGCTGGCTGAGGCGTTACCCGAACATCCGTCAGCACGATGCGACCGACTGCGGTGCGGCCTGCCTAGCGATGATCACGGCCTACCACGGCCACCCCGTGGGCGTTGCCCGCCTGCGAGACCTGGCCAACGTGGATGCCGACGGATGCAGCATGTGGTCGCTCGCTCGGGCGGCAGAGACCCTGGGTTTCCATGCCCGCGGGTTCCAACTCGACTTCGAGGCGTTGAGCGGCATCCAGGTCCCCGCCATCGTCCACTGGGAAGGCTTCCACTACATTGTGCTCTACAAGGTGGCACGAGGCCACGTCGTCGTGTCCGACCCGGCCATGGGCCGCCGCCGGATGAGCAAGGCCGAGTTCCTTGCCGGCTGGACGGGCAAGGCCCTGGAGCTCGTTCCCACGCGTAACCTGACGTTGCTGGAAGCACGTACCTGCTCCTGGCGTCGCTTCCTCCCGATCATGCGTCCGTACCGCGCCATGGTCGGGGAGGTGTTCGCTGCTTCCCTGTTGCTCAGCATTCTGGGCCTGGGAATCCCGATGTTCACGCAAATGGTCATCGATCGCGTGCTGGTGAATCGGTCGGTCGACCTGCTGAACATGCTGCTCGGGGGCATGCTTTTGGTGGCGGTCTTCCAGGCCATGATCAAGTCCGTCCGCCAGCTCCTGCTCGTGCACGTGTCCATCCGCGCAGACGCCCGCCTGATCGGCGACTTCTTTCGCCAGATGTTCCGGCTGCCGATGCGTTTCTTCGACCTTCGGCGCGTCGGTGACGTTGTCTCCCGTGTGTCGGAGAACCGGAAGATCCGCGCGGCGATGGCTGGCACCATCCCCGGCGTCGCCCTGGATGCCACCCTCGCGATCGGGTATTTCGCCGTGTTGGCATGGTACAGTCCCAGTCTGACGGTGGTGGTGCTTGCCGTGCTGCCGGTGTTTGCCGGGCTCACGTTCGCCTTCACCCCCGCCCTACGTCGAAACGAGAAGGAACAGTTCGCCCGCCGCACCGACGCGACCACCTACCTCATCGAATCGGTCACCGGCATGAGTACGGTCAAGGCCATGGCCATCGAACCGCAGGTCCGCTGGCGGTTGGAGTCTTTGTACATCGACTCGCTGCTCGCCGCCCGCCGAGGCGCCCACCTCACTACTGGCTACTCTGGTCTAGCCACCCTGGTGCAGACCACCGCCGCGGTCATTTTCTTGTGGTATGGGGCCCACCAGGTCATGAACCACGCCATGACTGCGGGCCAACTGCTGGCATTCGTTGCCATTGCCGGCAGCGTCGTCACCCCGATCGTCAATCTGATCGTGGCCTGGGACGATCTGCAGGAGGTACGCAATGCCGTTGATCGACTGAATGACGTGTTCGAGTCCGCGCCGGAAGAGGAGAATGGCCGGACACTGCTCACGCCGTCGCGGCTAGAGGGGCGCATCTGTCTGGAGAATGTGACCTTCAGCTACAAAGGAGATGAGGATGAGCTGGCCCTGACCGAGATCAATCTTGACGTCGCAGCCGGCGAGACGGTCGCCCTGGTCGGCCGCTCGGGGTCGGGCAAATCAACGCTTGCCCGCTTGATTCTTGGCTTGTACGAGCCCACCCGGGGCAGGATCACGCTAGATGGCAACGACCTGCGGACGATCTCGCGGGCGGCCTTGCGTCGGCGAATGGGCGTCGTCCCGCAGGAGGTGTTTCTTTTCTCCGGCACCATCCGCGAGAACATCGCGGTAGGTGACCCCGAGGTGTCGTTCGAGGAGGTGGTCGAGGCGGCCCGGCAGGCCGGGGCCCATGAGTTCATCAGCGAGATGGGTATGGGCTACGACACAAAGGTCGGCGAGCGCGGCATGTCGCTATCCGGAGGGCAGCGCCAACGGATCGCCCTGGCGCGGGCCCTGCTCCGCAATCCGGACCTACTCATTCTCGACGAGGCCACCTCCGCCCTGGACAACATCTCGGACCGGGCGATCCAACGGAACCTGGAGCAGGCGGCCGCGGGTCGGACCACGCTGGTGATCGCCCATCGGCTTTCCACGGTTCGCTACGCTGACCGGATCGTGGTGATGGACGCCGGTCGGATCGTCGAGGAGGGTACGCACGAGCAGCTCCTGCGTTGCGGCGGCCTGTACACGACGCTTATCGGCCAGCAGCTCAACCAGTGA
- a CDS encoding SUMF1/EgtB/PvdO family nonheme iron enzyme, with amino-acid sequence MKTLRATASCCLAVFGLAVSSAAGLSIEIVPVGNPGNVGERSGAGAGGYGPDRICGAVAYDYRIGKYEVTAGQYTAFLNAVAGADTYWLYNPSMSRLDNGSGITRSGGGTVSNPYIYSVAADFANRPVNYVSFWDACRFANWLHNDQPTGAQGPGTTETGAYTLSGYNGLDGRTIQRNVGWKWAVTSEDEWYKAAHYKGGATNAGYWDYATSSDTAPGRDMTDASGNNANQHTGSGPYPIDSGKYTTVAGEFQNSESPHGTFDQGGNVWEWNEAIVSQDATYAYRGWRGGAFYTSDYYLLASYRSWRSPAVEDNSIGFRVVAIPGPGDFDGDSDVDTADSELLLRCSSGPAIPLNEVTCQRTDLDKDGDVDQSDFGIFQRCFSGSNVPADPNCAN; translated from the coding sequence ATGAAAACACTCCGCGCAACGGCATCGTGCTGTCTGGCTGTCTTCGGTCTGGCCGTGAGCTCTGCTGCAGGGCTGAGTATCGAGATTGTCCCCGTGGGGAATCCGGGCAACGTGGGGGAGCGGTCGGGTGCTGGTGCCGGCGGCTACGGCCCCGATCGCATCTGTGGTGCGGTGGCCTACGACTACCGCATCGGCAAGTATGAGGTCACGGCTGGTCAGTATACGGCGTTTCTGAATGCAGTCGCCGGGGCGGACACCTACTGGCTATACAACCCGAGCATGTCACGGCTCGATAATGGCAGCGGGATCACGCGAAGCGGGGGGGGAACCGTGAGCAACCCGTACATCTACTCGGTAGCGGCCGACTTCGCCAACCGGCCGGTGAACTATGTGAGCTTCTGGGACGCCTGCCGGTTTGCCAACTGGCTGCACAACGACCAGCCAACGGGCGCTCAGGGCCCGGGCACGACGGAGACGGGGGCCTATACGCTCAGTGGGTACAACGGTCTCGACGGCCGGACGATCCAGCGGAACGTCGGGTGGAAGTGGGCTGTGACCAGCGAGGATGAGTGGTACAAGGCGGCGCACTACAAGGGCGGAGCGACCAATGCGGGGTATTGGGACTACGCGACAAGCAGCGACACGGCCCCGGGGCGAGATATGACCGATGCCTCCGGCAACAACGCCAACCAGCATACTGGCAGCGGTCCGTACCCCATCGATTCGGGCAAGTACACCACGGTCGCCGGCGAATTCCAGAACTCCGAAAGTCCGCACGGTACGTTTGACCAGGGCGGCAACGTGTGGGAGTGGAATGAAGCCATTGTGTCCCAAGATGCCACGTACGCGTATCGCGGCTGGCGGGGTGGGGCGTTTTACACCAGCGACTACTACCTGCTCGCGTCGTATCGCAGCTGGCGCAGTCCAGCGGTCGAGGACAACAGCATTGGGTTCCGCGTTGTCGCGATTCCTGGCCCCGGGGACTTCGACGGCGACAGCGATGTTGACACCGCTGATTCTGAGTTGCTCTTGCGGTGTAGCTCGGGACCGGCCATTCCTTTGAACGAGGTTACCTGCCAGAGAACCGATCTGGACAAGGATGGTGACGTCGACCAGTCCGACTTTGGCATCTTCCAGCGGTGTTTCAGTGGGTCGAACGTGCCTGCCGATCCGAACTGCGCGAACTGA
- a CDS encoding sigma-70 family RNA polymerase sigma factor, with protein MERWFHEYADAVYTFALYRVGRDSDLAEEVVQDTFVAALSQIEEYDPRRGMMLPWLTYRCRNSIRNALRQRKGGDALADFWEETDRRLLAAYRQLATAPLPEDILHQQETKELVQLTLASIPGNYQQVLTQHYLEQRPLKEIAASHGLSEGAIKSLLHRARLAFKTAFVAFSDAMAAEPSLEGGAK; from the coding sequence GTGGAACGATGGTTTCATGAATACGCGGACGCCGTCTACACCTTCGCCCTTTACCGGGTGGGAAGAGACTCGGATCTGGCGGAGGAGGTCGTACAGGACACCTTTGTCGCCGCCTTGAGCCAGATCGAGGAATACGACCCACGGCGAGGGATGATGCTGCCGTGGCTGACGTACCGCTGTCGCAACTCGATCCGCAATGCCCTCCGTCAGCGCAAGGGGGGCGATGCACTTGCGGACTTCTGGGAAGAAACGGATCGGAGGCTGCTCGCGGCGTATCGGCAATTGGCCACAGCCCCCCTGCCCGAAGATATCCTGCACCAGCAGGAGACGAAGGAGCTGGTGCAGCTTACCCTTGCGAGCATACCGGGGAACTACCAGCAGGTCCTGACGCAGCACTACTTGGAGCAACGACCGTTGAAGGAAATCGCGGCATCGCACGGCCTGAGTGAAGGGGCGATCAAGAGCCTGCTTCACCGTGCAAGGCTCGCCTTCAAGACCGCGTTCGTTGCGTTTTCCGACGCGATGGCGGCCGAGCCTTCATTGGAAGGAGGTGCGAAATGA